From one Enterococcus sp. DIV2402 genomic stretch:
- a CDS encoding SAG1386/EF1546 family surface-associated protein, whose translation MSKKNKKQNAQEPWEQPIYEAESEEQNSRTNQHNQKKGNSAFLTIVLILLFLIIAVPTVAGFLVMNRNNEPKTAATAESSSVVESTESSTKETKEESSTKEESSTKESSTVESSESSSSTEESKAPASSETVAEPTPSSEEVAVEPEVQIDADDTYVEEQPVETPQTEQPTQEAQTQQPQEQQGAGQYSEVLPGEGPQQVAARNGISLDELFQLNGMDPNNFLIHPGDQLRVK comes from the coding sequence TTGAGTAAAAAAAATAAGAAACAAAATGCACAAGAACCTTGGGAACAACCAATATATGAGGCTGAGTCAGAAGAACAAAATTCTCGTACCAATCAACATAATCAGAAAAAAGGAAATAGTGCCTTTTTAACTATTGTATTGATTTTATTGTTCCTTATTATTGCTGTTCCAACCGTTGCTGGATTTTTAGTTATGAACCGTAACAATGAACCAAAAACAGCTGCTACTGCAGAATCATCAAGTGTTGTAGAATCAACTGAATCTTCTACTAAAGAAACAAAAGAAGAGTCATCAACTAAAGAAGAATCATCAACAAAAGAATCGTCTACTGTTGAAAGTTCAGAATCAAGTTCTTCTACAGAGGAATCAAAAGCACCGGCTTCAAGCGAAACGGTTGCAGAACCAACACCTTCTTCTGAGGAAGTTGCTGTAGAACCTGAAGTTCAAATTGACGCAGATGATACTTACGTAGAAGAACAACCAGTTGAAACACCACAAACAGAACAACCTACACAAGAAGCTCAAACACAACAACCACAAGAGCAACAAGGTGCTGGACAATATAGTGAAGTGTTACCAGGTGAAGGCCCTCAACAAGTTGCTGCACGTAATGGAATTAGCTTGGATGAATTATTCCAATTAAATGGAATGGATCCAAACAACTTCTTGATTCACCCAGGAGATCAATTAAGAGTGAAATAA
- the rpsA gene encoding 30S ribosomal protein S1 — protein sequence MTELENNQVENANETMEDALNSVQEVKVGDIVKGEVLVIEDKQAVVGIEGAGVEGVVPAKELSTLPVEDINDVIKVGDILDLVVITTIGKDKENGSYLLSKRRLDAKKVWEDIEKDFQEGKIIEAPVTNVVKGGLVVDVGVRGFVPASMVEDHFVDDFESYKGQTLTFKIIEIEPSENRLILSHKAVVEAEKTAKKAELLESIKEGDKLEGTVARLTDFGAFVDLGGIDGLVHVSEISHAHVAKPSDVLNVGDKVEVAVLSVDPTKERVSLSIKDTLPGPWANIEEKAAKDTVLDGTVKRLTSFGAFVEVFPGVEGLVHISQISHKHIATPHEVLSEGEQVQVKVLEVNPEEHRIALSIKALEEKPETEAVVEEEDSYELPEESTGFTMGDLLGDALKDQEQE from the coding sequence ATGACAGAATTAGAAAACAACCAAGTAGAAAATGCTAACGAAACAATGGAAGATGCTTTAAACAGCGTTCAAGAAGTAAAAGTTGGCGACATCGTTAAAGGTGAAGTATTGGTTATTGAAGATAAGCAAGCAGTCGTTGGTATCGAGGGCGCTGGCGTGGAAGGTGTCGTACCTGCGAAAGAACTATCAACATTACCTGTGGAAGATATCAATGATGTAATTAAAGTTGGGGACATCCTTGACTTAGTTGTAATTACTACGATTGGCAAAGATAAAGAAAATGGAAGCTATTTACTTTCTAAACGTCGCTTAGATGCGAAAAAAGTTTGGGAAGATATTGAAAAAGATTTCCAAGAAGGAAAAATTATCGAAGCACCAGTTACGAACGTTGTTAAAGGCGGTTTAGTAGTAGATGTTGGTGTACGAGGATTTGTACCAGCATCAATGGTAGAAGATCACTTTGTAGATGATTTTGAAAGCTATAAAGGTCAAACATTAACATTCAAAATTATTGAAATTGAACCTTCAGAAAACCGTTTAATTCTTTCACATAAAGCGGTTGTTGAAGCTGAAAAAACAGCGAAAAAAGCAGAATTACTTGAATCAATCAAAGAAGGCGATAAATTAGAAGGTACTGTTGCGCGTTTGACAGACTTTGGTGCATTTGTCGACTTAGGTGGTATTGATGGCTTAGTCCATGTATCAGAAATTTCACATGCACACGTTGCTAAACCAAGCGATGTTTTAAATGTAGGTGACAAAGTTGAGGTTGCAGTTTTATCTGTTGATCCAACAAAAGAACGCGTATCTTTATCTATTAAAGATACATTACCTGGACCTTGGGCAAATATTGAAGAAAAAGCTGCTAAAGATACTGTTTTAGACGGTACTGTAAAACGTCTAACAAGCTTTGGTGCATTCGTAGAAGTTTTCCCTGGTGTTGAAGGGTTAGTTCACATTTCTCAAATTTCACACAAACATATTGCTACACCTCATGAAGTATTAAGTGAAGGCGAGCAAGTACAAGTGAAAGTATTGGAAGTAAACCCAGAAGAACATCGTATTGCATTAAGTATTAAAGCATTAGAAGAAAAACCAGAAACTGAAGCAGTAGTTGAAGAAGAAGACAGCTATGAGTTGCCTGAAGAGTCAACTGGTTTCACAATGGGTGATCTTTTAGGCGATGCTTTGAAAGACCAAGAACAAGAATAA
- the cas8c gene encoding type I-C CRISPR-associated protein Cas8c/Csd1: MDFLTALYNAYDNSIANGLVDNHNDDNTILLPLYHTSMKSRGNDIIQVTLTKDGQLLRSEYLSEDEIIIFPVTNDSVARSGKYPPSHPLVDKISYMLYENKEMNELYRNEFSKWYSSIENKEIKDYLKIIKNFTNKENFIDDVLNTIDGVNKHTRKGLEVQYTEKDNDKNKKIDLSKIFLTFAVADFIGYKTVSVTEYVALHNDYIQYVESQDIQQGMCNISKEVQQMTSKHRGLMGNAKLISVSNNIETYKGRFQHGSDIIQIGYRTSEKIHLMLKYLLENKNSRRWLGGQQYLINWFSDDIANESQIDITLPMYIDFGDEVEEFNTPLVSKTNKKVGDSFIKGKQLFRDDSSYYVAIIDKASNGRISLKYFRELEVSQLKNNLDKWQKNYSWEQYHKDKQEMKLTTPSLFQMLLTAYGIERNGKLELDNDNFKKDQFQNLVIRLLDGQSVPANILTALNMNIRKRLNYSMTWNQIQFTTLALFSQYRGEISYMLDRENKNRSYLFGRLLAILDQIEAMTYNTDENKRVTNAQKFWTSYTNHPATTMKTLIDKTKNYEKTLLNSKPGLLVKLNKEKTEIINLLSVYLADQNEVNKPLDYQFIFGYYAEMQFIFTKKENSESEEVKNDNE, encoded by the coding sequence ATGGATTTTTTAACTGCATTGTATAATGCCTATGATAATAGTATAGCCAATGGTTTAGTAGATAATCACAACGACGATAATACAATTCTTTTACCGTTGTATCATACAAGTATGAAATCCAGAGGAAATGATATTATCCAAGTAACTTTAACAAAAGACGGACAATTACTACGTTCGGAGTATCTTTCAGAAGATGAAATAATTATTTTTCCGGTGACAAATGATTCAGTTGCGCGATCAGGAAAATATCCTCCTAGTCATCCTTTAGTTGATAAAATAAGTTATATGTTATATGAAAATAAGGAAATGAACGAATTATATAGGAATGAATTTAGTAAATGGTATAGCTCAATAGAGAATAAAGAAATTAAAGACTATCTAAAAATAATAAAAAACTTTACTAACAAAGAGAATTTCATAGATGACGTTTTAAATACTATCGATGGAGTTAATAAACACACAAGAAAAGGTCTTGAAGTGCAATACACTGAGAAAGATAATGATAAAAATAAAAAAATTGATTTGTCTAAAATTTTTCTTACTTTTGCAGTAGCAGATTTCATTGGCTATAAGACTGTAAGTGTTACAGAGTATGTTGCATTGCATAACGATTATATTCAGTATGTTGAATCACAAGATATACAACAAGGGATGTGTAATATTAGTAAAGAAGTACAGCAAATGACTTCTAAGCATCGAGGTTTGATGGGGAATGCAAAACTCATATCTGTAAGTAATAATATTGAGACTTATAAAGGTAGATTTCAACATGGTTCAGATATTATTCAAATTGGCTACAGGACATCAGAAAAAATCCATTTGATGTTGAAATATTTATTAGAAAATAAAAATAGTCGACGATGGTTAGGTGGACAACAATATCTGATTAACTGGTTTAGTGATGATATAGCTAATGAGAGCCAAATTGATATTACATTGCCTATGTATATAGATTTTGGAGATGAGGTAGAAGAATTTAATACTCCACTTGTTTCTAAAACCAATAAAAAAGTGGGAGATTCATTTATAAAAGGCAAACAATTGTTTCGTGATGATTCTAGTTATTATGTAGCAATTATTGACAAGGCGAGTAATGGAAGAATATCTTTAAAATATTTTCGTGAATTAGAAGTATCACAATTAAAAAATAATTTAGATAAATGGCAAAAAAATTATTCTTGGGAACAATATCATAAAGATAAACAAGAAATGAAGTTAACAACACCTTCATTATTTCAAATGTTATTAACGGCATATGGAATAGAGCGAAATGGGAAATTAGAATTGGATAATGATAACTTTAAAAAAGATCAATTCCAAAATCTAGTTATTCGTTTATTAGATGGACAATCTGTTCCTGCTAATATTTTAACGGCGCTTAACATGAATATTCGCAAAAGACTAAATTATTCTATGACTTGGAATCAAATTCAATTTACAACATTAGCACTTTTTAGTCAATATAGAGGGGAGATATCATACATGTTAGACAGAGAAAACAAAAATCGTTCATATTTATTTGGGCGCTTATTAGCGATATTAGATCAGATAGAGGCAATGACATATAACACTGATGAAAATAAACGTGTAACAAATGCGCAAAAATTTTGGACATCCTATACAAATCATCCTGCAACAACAATGAAGACATTAATTGATAAGACAAAAAACTATGAAAAAACGTTATTAAATTCTAAACCAGGACTTTTAGTAAAATTAAATAAAGAGAAGACAGAAATCATTAATTTGTTGTCGGTTTATCTAGCTGATCAAAATGAAGTTAATAAGCCCTTGGATTATCAATTTATTTTTGGATATTATGCAGAAATGCAATTTATTTTTACAAAAAAAGAAAATAGTGAAAGCGAGGAAGTAAAAAATGATAACGAATAA
- the cas3 gene encoding CRISPR-associated helicase Cas3' encodes MYAHYEQESKKSQLLEEHLFNVAKDASSMAAEIEQKNVLFLIGLYHDLGKADALFQEKILRKPTMKVNHTSAGALYLYLNIGNLLKKQIKIDDRKYCSAFCETIAYVISAHHGVYDIPLSEKIDDDEFDPKKFGYSKLYERLAYNSDGKYKYEKDIINFAKNLEEKMKELCEISFEQLILKAFYEYVELWKKLAYKDNSERAYYQTLIMRLYLSLLKNADILDTINAYEKIVTPFSSQKCEELADGYLASIEKRYAGFINPTKPMNVVRTKIAEIAKERGINDSPGIYRLDLPTGAGKTNLSMRYGFHQMVHQKKKRFIYITAYLSVLEQNASTIKYTVGHEVEGEINAEGVLEHHSNIVESDDENEIHDERDQALKEYLVDTWDSPVILSTMVQIFQTFFKTKSSNIRRFTNLINSTIILDEVQALPIEVTTLFNLTLDFLSKVMKVNVVLCTATQPVYNSDNLPHKIQYGGMNNEDADIVQLNEEEREIFKRTKVYKFNEENSTNSLEDIAEAISQYEKESILIILNTKASVKQLYTLIKETDSRQCYHLSTNMCAQHRLDIIETIRRKLPHEPVICVSTQLIEAGVDLDFNRVIRSYAGIDSIVQASGRCNREGNLDTGIVQLVNVHPQQENLTKLKPIKKKKQITEQIVQHLDSPIDIMVLNDEFFERYFTNSKTSEFDYPTKKDEPTVYELLSLNREQAVDPRFYLRQSFKTAGIKMDLIQSNTNGVIVYYGGNREKIEELITTVERFECNYQIDDFQKIQKISKELQPYTINMQKHDELNKSVDKRLDGRIQILQESLYSSDMGANESVEGFIF; translated from the coding sequence ATGTATGCACATTATGAACAAGAATCAAAAAAATCCCAATTGCTAGAAGAGCATCTTTTTAATGTAGCAAAAGATGCATCTTCAATGGCAGCTGAAATTGAACAAAAAAATGTCTTGTTTTTAATAGGATTATACCATGATCTAGGTAAAGCGGATGCTCTTTTTCAAGAGAAAATTTTGCGAAAACCAACTATGAAAGTGAATCATACTTCAGCTGGTGCACTTTATTTATATTTAAATATAGGTAATTTACTTAAAAAACAGATTAAAATTGACGATAGAAAATATTGTAGTGCTTTTTGTGAAACGATTGCATATGTAATTTCTGCCCACCATGGAGTATATGATATACCACTGTCTGAAAAAATAGATGATGATGAATTCGATCCTAAAAAATTTGGGTACAGCAAATTATATGAAAGACTAGCTTATAATTCAGATGGAAAATATAAATACGAAAAAGATATTATAAATTTTGCCAAAAATTTAGAAGAAAAGATGAAAGAACTATGTGAGATTTCTTTTGAACAATTGATTTTGAAAGCGTTTTATGAATATGTTGAGTTATGGAAAAAATTAGCTTATAAAGATAATTCTGAAAGAGCATATTATCAAACATTAATTATGCGACTATATTTATCATTATTAAAAAATGCTGACATTTTAGATACTATTAATGCATATGAGAAAATTGTTACTCCTTTTTCTTCGCAAAAATGTGAAGAATTAGCTGATGGCTATTTAGCTAGTATTGAGAAACGCTATGCGGGATTTATTAATCCCACGAAACCGATGAATGTTGTTCGTACTAAAATAGCGGAAATTGCTAAAGAACGTGGAATAAATGATTCACCAGGGATTTATCGTTTAGATTTGCCGACTGGTGCAGGAAAAACAAATTTAAGTATGCGTTATGGTTTTCATCAAATGGTACATCAAAAAAAGAAACGTTTTATTTACATTACGGCATATTTATCAGTATTAGAACAGAATGCTTCTACGATTAAATATACTGTGGGGCATGAAGTCGAAGGAGAAATAAATGCAGAAGGTGTTTTAGAGCATCATTCAAATATTGTTGAATCTGATGATGAAAATGAGATACACGACGAAAGAGATCAAGCTCTGAAAGAATATTTAGTCGATACATGGGATAGCCCAGTTATATTGAGCACAATGGTTCAAATATTTCAAACATTTTTCAAAACAAAATCAAGTAACATTCGACGGTTTACAAATTTGATTAACAGTACAATCATACTGGATGAAGTGCAAGCTTTACCTATAGAAGTGACAACTCTATTCAATTTAACGCTCGATTTTTTAAGTAAAGTGATGAAAGTCAATGTTGTTTTGTGTACTGCGACACAACCTGTCTATAATTCAGATAATCTTCCTCATAAAATTCAATATGGAGGCATGAATAATGAAGATGCCGATATTGTTCAGCTGAACGAAGAAGAACGTGAAATTTTTAAGCGTACTAAAGTTTATAAATTCAACGAAGAGAATTCAACAAATTCACTTGAAGATATTGCAGAAGCAATTTCTCAATATGAAAAAGAGTCAATTTTAATTATTTTAAATACAAAAGCCTCGGTTAAACAATTATATACGTTGATAAAAGAGACTGACTCACGACAATGTTACCATCTATCTACGAATATGTGTGCCCAACATCGGTTAGATATTATTGAGACTATCAGAAGGAAACTTCCTCATGAACCTGTGATATGTGTGAGTACCCAATTGATTGAAGCAGGAGTGGATTTAGACTTTAATCGTGTTATTCGTTCTTATGCAGGGATTGACTCGATTGTACAAGCTAGTGGACGTTGTAATCGTGAAGGAAATCTTGACACAGGTATTGTACAACTAGTAAATGTTCATCCACAACAAGAAAATTTAACAAAATTAAAACCAATAAAAAAGAAAAAGCAAATTACAGAACAAATTGTTCAACATTTAGATTCACCAATAGATATTATGGTATTAAATGATGAATTTTTCGAACGATACTTTACCAATAGTAAGACTTCTGAATTTGATTACCCTACTAAAAAAGATGAACCTACAGTTTATGAATTATTATCTTTAAATAGAGAGCAAGCGGTTGATCCTCGATTCTATCTAAGACAATCATTTAAAACTGCTGGGATAAAAATGGACTTAATTCAAAGCAATACAAATGGTGTAATTGTTTATTATGGTGGCAATCGTGAAAAAATTGAAGAATTAATCACTACAGTTGAAAGATTTGAATGTAATTATCAAATAGATGATTTCCAAAAAATTCAAAAAATTTCGAAAGAGCTCCAACCCTATACAATTAATATGCAAAAACATGATGAACTTAATAAGAGTGTAGATAAAAGGCTGGATGGTCGTATCCAAATATTGCAAGAATCTTTATATAGTTCAGATATGGGAGCAAATGAATCTGTAGAAGGTTTCATATTTTAA
- the cmk gene encoding (d)CMP kinase yields MKKINIAIDGPASSGKSTVAKILAKEYGYIYTDTGAMYRSVTYLAIQHQVDFEDEQQLVALIERYPITFKQTETGQLIFVDGQDVTEVIRQPEVTNNVSIVSAHEKVRHELVRQQQKIAEDGGVVMDGRDIGTVVLPNAEVKIFLVASVTERAERRFKENQSKGIDTDFETLKQEIEQRDYLDSHREVSPLKQAEDAVRIDTTGLSIEEVVVAIKEVIEQGEK; encoded by the coding sequence ATGAAGAAAATCAATATTGCCATTGATGGTCCTGCATCATCAGGTAAGAGTACAGTAGCAAAAATTTTAGCGAAAGAGTATGGTTATATTTATACGGATACGGGTGCGATGTATCGTAGTGTGACGTATTTAGCAATTCAACATCAAGTCGATTTTGAAGATGAGCAACAATTAGTCGCATTAATTGAACGCTATCCAATTACATTTAAACAAACAGAAACGGGACAATTAATTTTCGTAGATGGTCAAGATGTTACAGAAGTAATTCGTCAACCGGAAGTGACCAACAATGTTTCGATTGTTTCAGCACATGAAAAAGTTCGTCATGAATTGGTTCGCCAACAACAAAAAATTGCAGAAGATGGCGGTGTCGTGATGGATGGTCGTGACATTGGTACGGTAGTATTACCGAACGCTGAAGTGAAAATTTTTCTTGTGGCAAGTGTTACAGAACGGGCTGAACGCCGTTTTAAAGAAAATCAATCAAAAGGAATTGATACTGATTTTGAGACCTTAAAACAAGAAATTGAGCAACGCGATTATTTAGATTCGCATCGTGAAGTATCTCCGCTAAAACAAGCTGAAGATGCTGTTCGGATTGATACGACTGGATTAAGTATTGAAGAAGTGGTTGTTGCCATTAAAGAAGTGATTGAACAAGGAGAGAAATAA
- the der gene encoding ribosome biogenesis GTPase Der: MANPTIAIVGRPNVGKSTIFNRIAGERISIVEDTPGVTRDRIYATGEWLGREFSIIDTGGIDLGDEPFMDQIKHQAEIAIEEADVIIFVSSAKEGITDADELVARILYKSNKPVILAINKVDNPEMRSEIYEFYGLGLGEPYPISGSHGLGIGDVLDEAVKHFSTEQEEEDDSVIKFSLIGRPNVGKSSLINAILGEDRVIVSEIEGTTRDAIDTHFVSDSGQEFTMIDTAGMRKRGKVYESTEKYSVMRAMRAIERSDVVLMVLNAEEGIREQDKRIAGYAHEAGRGMLIVVNKWDLVEKETNTMRDFEEEIRKEFQYLDYAPIIFVSAKTKQRLNKVPDLIEEVSMNQNLRIPSALLNDVIMDAVAINPTPTDKGKRLKIFYGTQVAVKPPTFVIFVNEEELMHFSYERFLENQIRKAFTFEGTPIRIIPRRRK; encoded by the coding sequence ATGGCAAATCCAACGATAGCGATTGTAGGTCGTCCGAATGTCGGAAAATCTACAATTTTTAACCGTATTGCTGGTGAACGAATTTCGATTGTAGAAGATACTCCAGGAGTAACACGTGATCGTATTTATGCAACAGGGGAATGGTTAGGTAGAGAGTTTAGTATTATTGATACAGGTGGAATTGATTTGGGCGATGAACCATTTATGGATCAAATCAAACATCAAGCAGAAATTGCAATTGAAGAAGCAGATGTCATTATTTTTGTTTCAAGCGCAAAAGAAGGAATTACTGATGCCGATGAATTAGTTGCACGTATTCTGTATAAGAGCAATAAACCAGTAATTTTAGCAATTAACAAGGTAGATAATCCGGAAATGCGTTCTGAAATCTATGAATTTTATGGTTTGGGATTGGGTGAACCTTATCCAATTTCTGGAAGTCATGGTTTAGGAATTGGGGACGTATTAGATGAAGCAGTCAAACATTTTAGTACTGAACAAGAAGAGGAAGACGATTCTGTTATCAAATTTAGTTTAATTGGTCGTCCAAACGTTGGGAAATCGTCATTAATTAATGCAATTTTAGGTGAAGATCGTGTGATTGTTTCAGAGATTGAAGGAACAACTCGTGACGCAATTGATACACATTTTGTCAGCGATAGTGGACAAGAATTTACCATGATTGATACAGCAGGAATGCGTAAACGTGGAAAAGTGTATGAAAGTACAGAGAAGTATAGTGTGATGCGTGCGATGCGTGCCATCGAACGCTCAGATGTCGTCTTAATGGTCTTGAACGCAGAAGAAGGAATTCGTGAGCAAGACAAACGTATTGCTGGTTACGCGCATGAAGCAGGCCGTGGTATGCTAATTGTTGTTAATAAATGGGATCTAGTAGAAAAAGAAACAAACACAATGCGCGATTTTGAAGAAGAAATCCGTAAAGAATTCCAATATTTAGATTACGCACCAATTATTTTCGTTTCAGCAAAAACAAAACAACGTTTGAATAAGGTGCCAGACTTGATTGAAGAAGTAAGTATGAATCAAAACTTACGTATTCCATCTGCGTTGTTAAATGACGTAATTATGGATGCTGTCGCAATCAATCCAACACCAACTGATAAAGGGAAACGATTGAAAATCTTCTATGGTACCCAAGTTGCTGTTAAACCGCCAACATTTGTTATTTTTGTAAATGAAGAAGAATTGATGCACTTTTCATATGAACGTTTCTTGGAAAACCAAATTCGTAAGGCTTTCACATTTGAAGGTACCCCAATTCGAATTATTCCGCGAAGAAGAAAATAA
- a CDS encoding HU family DNA-binding protein — protein sequence MANKAELIEKVAEATDLTKKDATAAVDAVFSTIQEALANGEKVQLIGFGNFEVRSRAERKGRNPQTGEEIKIPASKVPAFKPGKALKDAVK from the coding sequence ATGGCAAACAAAGCAGAATTAATCGAAAAAGTTGCAGAAGCTACTGATTTAACTAAAAAAGACGCAACTGCGGCAGTTGACGCTGTATTTTCAACTATTCAAGAAGCTTTAGCTAACGGTGAAAAAGTTCAATTGATCGGTTTTGGTAACTTCGAAGTACGCTCTCGCGCAGAACGTAAAGGTCGTAACCCACAAACTGGTGAAGAAATCAAAATCCCTGCAAGCAAAGTACCTGCATTCAAACCAGGTAAAGCATTGAAAGACGCTGTTAAATAA
- the cas5c gene encoding type I-C CRISPR-associated protein Cas5c, whose protein sequence is MTKQREFFVKVKGDYGLISNPASKGGGEKYSYSTPTRQCLTGIIDAIYFKPTFKNVVKEVKVMNQIQTEVIGTRALLGSMKADLNYVSYLINVEYLICFHMEWNENRPDLIYDRNAKKHEAIMEKSIKRGGRRDIFIGTRECVATAEYITKEEYVQAKSDYEGQVLSLGIMFQEFEYPTKPNEPLKSYFKETFMKDGIIKFDSREKCEIVNELSNYKFKLSEKLKSVDDEFNEYKQMEKR, encoded by the coding sequence TTGACGAAACAAAGAGAATTTTTTGTTAAGGTGAAAGGTGACTACGGGTTAATCAGTAATCCAGCGTCTAAAGGTGGCGGAGAGAAATATTCTTATTCAACGCCAACTAGACAATGTTTAACAGGAATTATCGATGCCATATACTTTAAGCCGACTTTCAAAAATGTTGTAAAAGAAGTGAAAGTCATGAATCAGATACAAACAGAAGTTATCGGTACAAGAGCTTTGCTAGGGAGCATGAAAGCAGATTTGAATTATGTATCTTATCTGATCAATGTAGAGTACCTTATTTGTTTTCATATGGAGTGGAATGAAAATCGACCTGATTTGATTTATGACCGAAATGCTAAAAAACATGAAGCGATTATGGAAAAATCAATCAAACGAGGTGGGCGTAGAGATATATTCATCGGTACTAGAGAATGTGTAGCTACTGCTGAATATATTACTAAAGAAGAGTATGTACAAGCGAAGAGTGATTATGAAGGACAAGTACTGTCTTTAGGTATTATGTTTCAAGAATTTGAATATCCGACCAAGCCTAATGAACCATTGAAAAGTTACTTTAAAGAAACGTTTATGAAAGATGGAATTATCAAATTTGACTCTCGTGAAAAATGCGAGATTGTAAATGAGCTCTCAAATTACAAGTTCAAACTATCCGAAAAATTAAAGTCTGTAGATGATGAATTCAACGAATACAAGCAAATGGAAAAGAGGTGA
- a CDS encoding DUF4430 domain-containing protein, translating to MKKSLVIVAVFVSMLGFVGCTSTPETNDTTTSTSQSKENEISLTISLIKEDEVIDEKEITVAEGSNLMDAVKENFEIKEDNGMITSIEGIEQDTKESYFWTYTINDEMIMTGANETELHEGDKVVFTYSKF from the coding sequence ATGAAAAAAAGTTTAGTTATTGTTGCGGTATTTGTTAGTATGTTAGGTTTTGTAGGATGTACTTCTACACCAGAAACAAATGATACAACAACATCAACAAGTCAAAGTAAAGAAAATGAAATCAGCTTAACTATTTCATTGATTAAAGAAGACGAAGTGATTGATGAAAAAGAAATAACTGTCGCAGAAGGTAGCAATTTAATGGATGCAGTCAAAGAAAACTTCGAAATAAAAGAAGACAATGGGATGATTACATCTATTGAAGGAATTGAACAAGATACCAAAGAAAGCTATTTTTGGACGTACACGATTAATGATGAAATGATTATGACAGGTGCTAACGAAACTGAACTTCATGAAGGCGATAAAGTTGTCTTTACTTATAGTAAATTCTAG
- a CDS encoding DUF2971 domain-containing protein yields MSEKIYHYCSIENLEQILKTKSLRFTELNFLEDRNETSLINGKDTYGKCFVSCWTNSAKEQLGMWEHYTGNKPGVRIGISKYLFNKIPQNKCTLDYLKKLSFENKWEWEPTIPEFFCITYTQDSFFLKERIEGNLEISRIEQWGRIKSAAWEEQSECRFKLTILSNYFQIKNFNKRFLDIPFDASQLENMEITLSPLNKPKDNDQVYKILTKYVENISLRKSVLNIRNIE; encoded by the coding sequence ATGTCTGAAAAAATCTATCACTATTGTAGCATTGAAAACCTTGAACAAATTTTGAAGACTAAATCACTTCGTTTTACAGAGTTAAATTTTCTAGAAGATAGAAATGAAACTTCTTTAATTAACGGGAAAGATACATATGGAAAATGTTTCGTATCATGTTGGACGAATTCAGCTAAAGAACAGTTAGGAATGTGGGAGCATTATACAGGAAATAAACCTGGAGTAAGAATTGGAATTTCAAAATATTTATTCAATAAAATACCTCAAAATAAGTGTACACTTGATTATCTCAAAAAATTATCTTTCGAAAATAAATGGGAATGGGAGCCTACGATACCAGAGTTTTTTTGTATTACATATACGCAGGATAGTTTTTTTCTTAAAGAAAGAATAGAGGGAAATCTAGAAATTTCTAGAATAGAGCAATGGGGACGCATTAAGAGTGCTGCTTGGGAGGAACAATCCGAATGTAGATTTAAGTTAACTATATTATCAAATTATTTCCAGATTAAAAATTTTAATAAAAGATTTTTAGATATTCCATTCGATGCTTCTCAGTTAGAAAATATGGAAATCACTTTAAGTCCTCTCAATAAACCAAAAGATAATGACCAAGTATATAAAATTTTAACTAAATATGTTGAGAATATATCATTAAGGAAATCTGTTTTGAATATTCGAAATATTGAGTAA